A single Amphiura filiformis chromosome 8, Afil_fr2py, whole genome shotgun sequence DNA region contains:
- the LOC140158498 gene encoding peroxisomal sarcosine oxidase-like isoform X1 has product MADCFYDISIVGAGLWGSAAAYHLSVAPGIKVCLIGPNEPTFKEFSTRTIYGSYYDEARITRQNTIDPLDGEIAMRTYEGLQQLQATTGIQFFTERASIYFGPAGSRYISSAKSTSELLGLNHLSQNRDQIRQLYPYIDIGSSNECILQQSKSGMVNPRKLVLAQKTAARLQGCHILDSIVEQINEKYLPGHGKGFQILLEDGQLIQSRKVLLCTGVFTNFKRLLPQHLQPDLKYMPSQTLRVELRDGDIQMLRNMPTLVSLAPDPVTPRLDIYACPPVIYPDGKTYLKIGHGDMEYIASHEEVVTWYRSKGNAEMTERLAKQVKSLFPEIQPLSTQIDTCVETDTTTGLPYIDMVSPDIGIAIGGNGVGARLGYEVAKMAANMIRKGYWDHDIPPDRFRACFKKQCNKL; this is encoded by the exons ATGGCCGATTGCTTTTATGATATAAGTATTGTTGGAGCAGGGCTATGGGGATCAGCAGCAGCTTATCATTTGTCTGTGGCTCCTGGCATTAAAGTGTGTTTAATAGGTCCAAATGAACCCACATTTAAG GAATTTTCTACTAGAACTATTTATGGTTCGTACTACGATGAAGCTCGTATTACACGACAAAATACCATAGATCCCTTAGATGGTGAAATAGCCATGAGAACTTATGAAGGACTTCAACAATTGCAGGCGACAACAG GTATCCAATTCTTTACCGAACGAGCCAGTATCTACTTTGGTCCTGCAGGAAGCAGGTACATATCCAGTGCAAAGAGTACATCAGAGTTACTAGGTTTGAATCACCTTTCACAAAATCGAGATCAGATTAGACAGCTGTACCCTTATATTGACATCGGGTCAAGTAACGAATGTATCCTGCAACAATCAAAAAGCGGAATGGTCAACCCGAGAAAGCTTGTACTAGCACAGAAAACAGCTGCAAGATTACAAGGATGTCATATTTTGGACAGCATCGTGGAACAAATCAACGAAAAATACCTTCCAGGACATGGAAAAGGTTTCCAAATACTTTTGGAAGATGGTCAACTTATACAATCACGTAAGGTACTTCTATGTACGGGAGTGTTTACTAATTTCAAACGACTCTTACCACAGCATCTACAGCCTGACCTGAAATACATGCCATCGCAAACATTGAGAGTAGAGTTAAGGGATGGAGATATCCAGATGTTACGTAACATGCCTACACTGGTATCATTAGCTCCAGATCCAGTAACCCCGCGATTAGACATATATGCTTGCCCACCTGTTATTTATCCTGATG GGAAGACCTATTTAAAAATCGGCCATGGAGATATGGAATATATTGCAAGCCATGAGGAAGTTGTCACTTGGTATCGGAGTAAAGGGAATGCTGAGATGACAGAAAGATTGGCCAAGCAAGTCAAGAGTCTTTTCCCAG aaatcCAGCCGCTGTCTACGCAAATAGACACATGTGTAGAAACTGATACTACAACTGGCCTGCCGTATATCGACATGGTTAGTCCAGATATTGGCATTGCGATTGGTGGAAATGGCGTGGGGGCTAGATTGGGTTACGAAGTAGCCAAAATGGCGGCAAATATGATAAGAAAAGGTTACTGGGATCACGATATACCGCCAGATCGATTCAGAGCTTGCTTCAAAAAGCAATGTAATAAATTGTGA
- the LOC140158498 gene encoding uncharacterized protein isoform X2 — MADCFYDISIVGAGLWGSAAAYHLSVAPGIKVCLIGPNEPTFKEFSTRTIYGSYYDEARITRQNTIDPLDGEIAMRTYEGLQQLQATTGIQFFTERASIYFGPAGSRYISSAKSTSELLGLNHLSQNRDQIRQLYPYIDIGSSNECILQQSKSGMVNPRKLVLAQKTAARLQGCHILDSIVEQINEKYLPGHGKGFQILLEDGQLIQSRKTYLKIGHGDMEYIASHEEVVTWYRSKGNAEMTERLAKQVKSLFPEIQPLSTQIDTCVETDTTTGLPYIDMVSPDIGIAIGGNGVGARLGYEVAKMAANMIRKGYWDHDIPPDRFRACFKKQCNKL; from the exons ATGGCCGATTGCTTTTATGATATAAGTATTGTTGGAGCAGGGCTATGGGGATCAGCAGCAGCTTATCATTTGTCTGTGGCTCCTGGCATTAAAGTGTGTTTAATAGGTCCAAATGAACCCACATTTAAG GAATTTTCTACTAGAACTATTTATGGTTCGTACTACGATGAAGCTCGTATTACACGACAAAATACCATAGATCCCTTAGATGGTGAAATAGCCATGAGAACTTATGAAGGACTTCAACAATTGCAGGCGACAACAG GTATCCAATTCTTTACCGAACGAGCCAGTATCTACTTTGGTCCTGCAGGAAGCAGGTACATATCCAGTGCAAAGAGTACATCAGAGTTACTAGGTTTGAATCACCTTTCACAAAATCGAGATCAGATTAGACAGCTGTACCCTTATATTGACATCGGGTCAAGTAACGAATGTATCCTGCAACAATCAAAAAGCGGAATGGTCAACCCGAGAAAGCTTGTACTAGCACAGAAAACAGCTGCAAGATTACAAGGATGTCATATTTTGGACAGCATCGTGGAACAAATCAACGAAAAATACCTTCCAGGACATGGAAAAGGTTTCCAAATACTTTTGGAAGATGGTCAACTTATACAATCAC GGAAGACCTATTTAAAAATCGGCCATGGAGATATGGAATATATTGCAAGCCATGAGGAAGTTGTCACTTGGTATCGGAGTAAAGGGAATGCTGAGATGACAGAAAGATTGGCCAAGCAAGTCAAGAGTCTTTTCCCAG aaatcCAGCCGCTGTCTACGCAAATAGACACATGTGTAGAAACTGATACTACAACTGGCCTGCCGTATATCGACATGGTTAGTCCAGATATTGGCATTGCGATTGGTGGAAATGGCGTGGGGGCTAGATTGGGTTACGAAGTAGCCAAAATGGCGGCAAATATGATAAGAAAAGGTTACTGGGATCACGATATACCGCCAGATCGATTCAGAGCTTGCTTCAAAAAGCAATGTAATAAATTGTGA